The Miscanthus floridulus cultivar M001 chromosome 17, ASM1932011v1, whole genome shotgun sequence genome has a window encoding:
- the LOC136518980 gene encoding putative FBD-associated F-box protein At5g38570 has translation MTPRSAAAPSPAPSAAIAMGMGVLTREKKRRLEERLADRISSLPDGVLGDIVSLLPTKDGARTQVLSSRWRHLWRSAPLNLEACVDPAVHGVPAGREISRILSSHPGPARRFSVSYGDHHSAFRANLGGWLRSPALDKLQELQLDHVNWVPESAVQRISSTLRVATFSRCNFLYAKNASALHLPLLKQLSLVNILISESYLCALLAACPALQSLLLRCDFGNFPRTQIVSRSLISIGVHSGWTNFNKVHQLVIEDAPCLERLLLFGGNKIDVLVISAPRLHILGKLRNYNFPRFHSGTSTVQGSNIIASMTAVVSSVKVLALSNVKLCPNMVLNLMKCFPHLEKLYIQIKRLEVENWFSYQENIGALDIRLRKIVLANYQGYKSQVKLAKFFISNARVLELMRFELVFASVSYKWIERQHSLLEVEKRASMGAQLDFVSGNILIGSCSRDAEVHDLSITDPFQRIHQYV, from the exons ATGACGCCCCGATCGGCCGCCGCGCCTTCACCTGCGCCGAGCGCCGCCATCGCCATGGGGATGGGGGTGCTCACCAGAGAGAAGAAGAGGAGGCTGGAAGAGCGCCTCGCCGACCGGATCAGCAGCCTCCCCGACGGCGTTCTCGGCGACATCGTCTCTCTTCTCCCCACCAAAGACGGCGCCCGCACGCAGGTGCTCTCCTCCCGCTGGCGCCACCTATGGCGCTCCGCTCCTCTCAACCTAGAGGCCTGCGTCGACCCAGCTGTCCATGGCGTCCCTGCAGGCAGGGAGATCTCCCGCATCCTCTCCTCGCACCCGGGCCCCGCCCGCCGCTTCTCCGTCTCTTACGGCGACCACCACTCCGCCTTCCGCGCGAACCTGGGCGGCTGGCTCCGGTCCCCCGCCCTCGACAAGCTGCAGGAGCTCCAGCTCGACCACGTTAATTGGGTTCCAGAATCAGCAGTGCAGCGCATCTCGTCCACCCTTCGTGTCGCCACCTTCAGCCGCTGCAATTTCCTGTATGCAAAAAATGCCAGTGCGCTTCACTTGCCGCTTCTCAAGCAGCTGAGCCTTGTGAATATCCTCATCTCGGAGAGCTACCTCTGTGCCTTGCTCGCCGCCTGCCCTGCCCTGCAGAGCTTGCTGCTGCGCTGCGACTTTGGTAACTTCCCCCGAACGCAGATCGTGTCGCGTAGCCTCATAAGCATTGGTGTGCATTCTGGCTGGACAAACTTTAATAAGGTACATCAGCTCGTCATTGAGGATGCCCCATGTCTAGAAAGATTGTTATTGTTTGGAGGAAATAAGATCGACGTGTTGGTAATCTCTGCGCCAAGATTGCATATTTTGGGGAAACTCCGTAATTATAATTTTCCCAGGTTTCACTCTGGCACTTCAACTGTTCAG GGATCAAACATTATTGCTAGCATGACGGCGGTGGTGAGCAGTGTGAAGGTTCTAGCATTATCTAATGTGAAACTCTGTCCGAATATGGTTCTTAACTTAATGAAGTGCTTTCCCCATTTGGAGAAGTTGTACATCCAG ATAAAACGTCTTGAGGTGGAAAATTGGTTTAGTTACCAGGAAAACATTGGCGCCCTAGACATCCGTCTAAGGAAAATTGTGTTAGCAAACTATCAAGGGTACAAGTCACAGGTTAAGTTGGCCAAATTCTTTATATCAAATGCAAGAGTGCTGGAGTTAATGAGGTTTGAGTTAGTATTTGCAAGCGTTAGCTACAAATGGATTGAAAGGCAACATAGTCTGCTCGAGGTCGAAAAGAGGGCTTCGATGGGTGCACAATTGGATTTTGTATCTGGAAACATCTTGATTGGGTCATGCAGCCGAGATGCGGAAGTACATGATTTGTCAATAACGGACCCCTTCCAAAGGATTCATCAGTACGTCTGA